One window of Anaerolineales bacterium genomic DNA carries:
- a CDS encoding MFS transporter, whose amino-acid sequence MSTAANVVVNDKKEIFGWAMYDWANSAFSTTVGTVFLGPYVAGLARSAAEAAGTTTVSFFGIPVAPDSFLPYCISFSVGMQVLFLPILGAIADYSHLRKTMMRLFATIGALATILMFLITGSLWWLGGVLFIIANLAFGAAIVFYNAYLPDIASEEERDRVSSYGWAMGYLGGGILLALNLAFFIFSEDIGVPGDLAVRINLASAGLWWFGFAFFTWMRLRPRHAARTLPVGETYASIGFKQLRKTFTEVKHFPETLKFLLAYFLYNDGIQTVIAVAATFAAAPVIQGGLEQDQTTLTAVILMIQFMAFFGALFWGRLATWIGAKQSVIVSLVIWAGVVVYAYGGLKGESVTTEFFILGVFIALVMGGSQAISRSLFAQMIPKGKEAEFFAFYEVSERGTSWIGPLVFGLANQIFNNLRVGILSLIFFFIAGLILLPFVNVSKAIADAKKYGENTNPSVQ is encoded by the coding sequence ATGTCAACAGCAGCGAACGTGGTTGTGAACGATAAAAAAGAGATCTTTGGATGGGCGATGTACGACTGGGCGAACTCCGCCTTCAGCACCACGGTGGGGACAGTGTTTTTGGGTCCGTATGTGGCAGGGCTGGCACGCTCGGCAGCGGAAGCAGCAGGAACGACGACCGTTTCATTTTTCGGCATCCCGGTCGCGCCGGATTCATTCCTTCCCTATTGCATTTCATTTTCGGTCGGAATGCAGGTTCTTTTCCTGCCCATCCTCGGAGCCATCGCGGATTATTCGCATTTGCGCAAGACGATGATGCGCCTTTTCGCAACCATTGGAGCGCTCGCCACCATCCTGATGTTTCTCATCACCGGCAGTTTGTGGTGGCTTGGCGGCGTATTGTTCATCATCGCCAATCTCGCCTTCGGCGCTGCGATCGTTTTCTACAACGCATACCTTCCAGACATCGCCAGCGAGGAGGAAAGAGACCGCGTCTCATCCTACGGTTGGGCGATGGGTTACCTTGGCGGCGGAATCCTGCTTGCACTTAACCTCGCCTTTTTTATCTTTAGCGAAGACATTGGCGTACCAGGCGATCTTGCCGTACGGATCAACCTCGCCTCGGCTGGTTTGTGGTGGTTCGGATTTGCCTTCTTCACCTGGATGAGACTGCGCCCGCGTCACGCCGCGCGGACATTGCCCGTCGGTGAGACGTACGCCAGCATAGGGTTCAAACAGTTGAGAAAGACCTTCACTGAAGTAAAGCACTTCCCTGAGACCTTGAAATTCCTTCTGGCTTATTTCCTTTATAACGACGGCATTCAGACCGTGATCGCAGTGGCGGCAACCTTTGCGGCGGCTCCCGTCATTCAAGGCGGTTTGGAGCAGGATCAAACCACACTTACCGCTGTGATCTTGATGATCCAGTTCATGGCCTTCTTCGGTGCGTTGTTCTGGGGCAGGCTTGCGACTTGGATCGGCGCAAAACAATCCGTCATTGTCAGCCTGGTGATTTGGGCGGGTGTGGTTGTTTATGCCTACGGCGGCTTGAAAGGCGAAAGCGTCACGACCGAATTCTTCATCCTGGGCGTGTTCATTGCCCTGGTGATGGGCGGATCCCAGGCGATCAGCCGGAGTTTGTTCGCCCAGATGATTCCCAAAGGCAAAGAAGCGGAATTCTTCGCCTTCTATGAAGTCAGCGAGCGCGGCACTTCATGGATCGGACCCTTGGTCTTCGGTCTTGCCAACCAGATATTCAACAACCTGCGGGTCGGCATCCTGTCCTTGATCTTCTTCTTCATCGCCGGTTTGATCCTCCTGCCCTTCGTGAATGTTTCGAAAGCCATCGCAGACGCGAAGAAGTACGGCGAAAACACAAATCCCTCCGTCCAATAA
- the ffh gene encoding signal recognition particle protein codes for MFETLTGRLNQIFDQLRRRGKLSEADVDAAMREVRLALLEADVHFSVVKTFIAKVRERAVGAEVSKALNPGQQVIKIVNEELIATLGEPAPLNLTGPKPRVIVMVGLQGSGKTTVTGKLARLLKSKGERILMVAGDPYRPAAVKQLQQLGERVGVEVETDTSVSPQELAKRALDKAEKGGYTLVLVDTAGRSQLDAQLMDEIKAIEANVKPVDTLLVVDSMIGQEALNIAQGFKEAVGLTGLVLTKMDGDSRGGAAISIRSVTGIPIKFIGTGEKLDALESYDPSRLSSRILGMGDIIGLIEKAESAYDAETAEKQARKMMKGEFSLEDWLEQMKQMKKMGPLSQIMEMLPGQMGQAARGIDPSLVEDQFKLSEAIINSMTLKERRDPDLLNASRRRRIAAGSGMDVQDVNRLIKQFREAQKLMKTLQKTGGKGLGRLFG; via the coding sequence ATGTTTGAAACTCTCACCGGACGACTTAACCAGATCTTCGACCAGCTTCGCAGGCGCGGAAAACTCTCTGAAGCCGACGTGGATGCCGCCATGCGCGAAGTACGCCTTGCCCTGCTCGAAGCAGACGTGCATTTCAGCGTTGTTAAAACCTTCATTGCGAAGGTACGCGAACGGGCTGTGGGCGCGGAGGTATCGAAGGCGCTCAATCCAGGTCAGCAGGTCATCAAGATCGTCAATGAAGAATTGATCGCGACCCTCGGCGAACCAGCGCCATTGAATCTCACCGGACCCAAACCGCGTGTGATCGTGATGGTTGGTTTGCAAGGCTCAGGGAAAACAACGGTCACCGGAAAACTGGCACGGCTGCTTAAATCCAAAGGCGAACGGATTCTCATGGTGGCAGGCGACCCTTACCGGCCAGCCGCCGTCAAGCAATTGCAACAGCTTGGCGAACGCGTGGGCGTGGAGGTGGAAACAGATACTTCCGTCTCACCGCAGGAACTCGCGAAGCGAGCGTTGGATAAAGCCGAGAAAGGGGGCTATACCCTCGTTTTGGTGGATACAGCCGGACGGTCCCAATTGGACGCGCAATTGATGGATGAGATCAAAGCCATCGAAGCGAATGTCAAACCGGTGGATACGTTGCTTGTGGTCGATTCCATGATCGGGCAGGAAGCGCTGAATATCGCTCAGGGGTTCAAGGAGGCTGTCGGGCTCACGGGACTCGTCCTCACAAAAATGGATGGCGATTCGCGAGGCGGCGCGGCGATTTCGATCCGTTCTGTGACCGGCATTCCGATCAAATTCATCGGCACGGGCGAAAAACTCGACGCGCTCGAATCGTACGACCCCTCTCGCCTTTCCTCCCGTATACTTGGAATGGGAGACATCATCGGCTTGATCGAAAAAGCCGAATCTGCCTACGATGCCGAGACCGCTGAAAAGCAAGCCCGGAAAATGATGAAGGGCGAGTTCTCTTTGGAGGACTGGCTCGAGCAAATGAAACAAATGAAAAAGATGGGTCCGCTTTCGCAGATCATGGAAATGCTGCCCGGGCAGATGGGGCAGGCTGCCCGCGGTATCGACCCGTCGCTTGTGGAAGACCAGTTCAAGCTGTCTGAAGCCATTATCAATTCGATGACCTTGAAGGAACGCCGCGATCCCGACCTTTTGAACGCCTCGCGCCGCCGCCGCATCGCCGCGGGTTCCGGCATGGATGTGCAGGATGTCAACCGGCTCATCAAGCAATTTCGCGAAGCGCAGAAATTGATGAAGACCCTGCAAAAAACGGGCGGCAAGGGATTGGGCAGGTTATTCGGATAA
- a CDS encoding LysM peptidoglycan-binding domain-containing protein yields MISKRLLQGALILAVLVSSFTSAGSARAWGNCASYITVQWGDTLSGIAAFCGTSVDAIRAANPGLGWWVYAGQILYIPSGYNYYPPYLPPVSGGNYTVRWGDTLAKIAAANGITLKALLAANPQIRNPNLIYAGQVIAVPTGYNPPVYVPPYTPPPVVTPPAYPPPANFDGVLTVTARKGVNIRNQPSYAGKIVLADDHTKGRTFYYRTNSVTYDATYRRTWVEVVVSQTSTGYTTGWLPVSGPQDYLNHTGVIEDWVTPHIQ; encoded by the coding sequence ATGATATCGAAAAGATTGCTTCAAGGGGCTTTGATACTCGCGGTGCTGGTCTCGTCGTTTACTTCGGCTGGCAGCGCCCGCGCCTGGGGCAACTGCGCCAGCTACATCACCGTTCAATGGGGAGATACCTTAAGCGGGATCGCGGCGTTTTGCGGAACATCGGTGGACGCCATACGCGCCGCAAACCCGGGCTTAGGCTGGTGGGTGTACGCAGGTCAGATTCTCTACATCCCAAGCGGGTACAACTACTATCCGCCTTACCTGCCTCCTGTCTCCGGCGGGAACTACACCGTCCGCTGGGGAGACACGCTTGCAAAGATCGCTGCGGCGAACGGGATAACGCTCAAGGCGCTTCTTGCCGCCAACCCGCAGATTCGCAATCCAAACTTGATCTACGCCGGGCAGGTCATCGCCGTCCCGACAGGATACAACCCTCCGGTCTACGTCCCGCCGTATACACCGCCTCCTGTTGTCACGCCTCCCGCCTATCCTCCGCCTGCAAATTTTGACGGAGTACTGACCGTCACAGCCAGGAAGGGTGTCAATATCCGCAACCAGCCCAGTTACGCGGGCAAGATCGTTTTGGCGGATGATCACACGAAAGGCAGAACGTTTTATTATAGGACGAACTCTGTCACATATGATGCCACCTATCGCCGCACCTGGGTGGAAGTGGTCGTCTCACAAACGTCCACTGGATATACCACTGGCTGGCTGCCCGTCAGTGGTCCGCAGGATTATCTTAACCATACCGGAGTGATCGAAGATTGGGTCACGCCGCATATTCAATAG
- a CDS encoding Crp/Fnr family transcriptional regulator, which translates to MVRLKSPVRLEWVDPAICSTEYRLKIIGRLPFFHHLLAEAIIKINDLFHDHDFSLGERIYLEGDQADHLYLVARGKVKLVRSTSSGREVLLDILPGGEYFGTLTVFGRRAHTETAIAQTDCCILQISSVDFERILAKHPDVMRKVLEAVSKRLAESQEIVRQLSAYTAEQRIASALLRLAGKLGEARSQGVLIQLPFSRQDLAAMTGSTTETVSRIMSRFVEDGLVKSGRKWVTIKDMNRLEELTKKGAVN; encoded by the coding sequence ATGGTGCGTCTAAAATCACCTGTGCGCCTGGAATGGGTGGATCCAGCGATTTGCTCGACAGAGTACAGATTGAAGATCATCGGTCGTTTGCCGTTCTTCCACCATCTGCTTGCGGAGGCGATAATCAAAATCAACGACCTGTTTCATGACCACGATTTTTCTTTGGGTGAGCGGATTTATCTCGAAGGGGATCAGGCGGATCATTTATATCTTGTGGCAAGGGGAAAAGTGAAACTGGTTCGCAGCACCAGCTCGGGACGGGAAGTGCTGCTGGATATCTTACCCGGGGGCGAATACTTTGGGACTCTAACGGTGTTCGGTAGGCGTGCCCACACTGAGACCGCCATTGCCCAGACCGATTGTTGTATCCTTCAAATTTCGTCGGTGGATTTTGAAAGGATTCTTGCAAAGCACCCTGATGTGATGCGCAAGGTTCTCGAAGCGGTCAGCAAACGCCTTGCGGAATCGCAGGAGATCGTCCGGCAGTTGAGTGCTTACACCGCCGAACAACGCATCGCCTCGGCGCTGCTGCGCCTGGCAGGGAAACTGGGTGAAGCGCGCAGTCAGGGAGTGCTGATCCAGTTGCCGTTTTCGCGTCAGGACTTGGCAGCCATGACCGGGTCCACGACTGAGACGGTGAGTCGAATAATGAGTCGTTTTGTTGAGGATGGGCTGGTCAAGTCCGGGCGCAAGTGGGTGACGATCAAGGACATGAATCGGTTGGAAGAGTTGACAAAAAAGGGTGCAGTTAATTGA
- a CDS encoding hemerythrin domain-containing protein: MNTLTQPLRDEHKELFPHVDHIRQIAELIGDAPVVEIRRGVEEVYDFLANHLKPHAEAEDAALYPIVQKVLGSPDATKTMSRDHVEVGRYIKELAALKDGLTDKPLTPAQVTALRRVLFGVYGLVKVHFAKEEEVYLPLLDQRLTPETAQEMFERMEAAAHEAKHIHAHS, from the coding sequence ATGAATACCCTGACCCAACCCCTGCGCGACGAGCACAAAGAATTGTTCCCGCATGTGGACCACATCCGCCAGATTGCGGAATTGATCGGCGATGCTCCCGTTGTCGAGATTCGCCGCGGCGTGGAGGAAGTTTATGACTTCCTAGCCAATCACCTGAAGCCGCATGCGGAAGCGGAAGACGCGGCGCTTTATCCCATAGTGCAAAAAGTGCTTGGCAGCCCCGACGCCACCAAAACGATGAGCCGCGATCACGTTGAAGTCGGCCGCTATATCAAAGAACTTGCAGCCTTGAAAGATGGATTGACGGATAAGCCGTTGACACCGGCTCAAGTAACAGCCCTGCGGCGCGTGCTCTTTGGTGTGTACGGACTCGTCAAAGTCCATTTCGCCAAGGAAGAGGAGGTCTACCTTCCCCTTCTCGACCAGCGCCTGACCCCCGAGACAGCGCAGGAAATGTTCGAGCGCATGGAAGCCGCGGCTCACGAAGCAAAACACATTCACGCACACTCATAG
- a CDS encoding DHCW motif cupin fold protein gives MEMKNIPFGTTNWSDIVPTEHQGETGVAYWRTRHFDIIRVRLVEYSPGYLANHWCTKGHILFCLEGELHTELADGRKFVLTPGVSYQVADNAEPHRSYTNTGAKLFIVD, from the coding sequence ATGGAAATGAAAAATATTCCTTTCGGCACAACCAACTGGTCAGATATCGTCCCGACCGAACACCAGGGGGAAACAGGTGTCGCATATTGGCGCACCCGGCACTTCGATATCATCCGTGTCCGCCTCGTTGAGTACAGCCCCGGCTACCTTGCCAATCATTGGTGTACAAAAGGTCATATTTTGTTCTGCCTGGAGGGCGAACTCCACACCGAACTTGCAGATGGAAGAAAGTTCGTATTGACACCGGGGGTCAGCTATCAGGTGGCTGACAACGCGGAACCACACCGCTCTTATACGAATACAGGAGCAAAATTGTTCATTGTCGATTGA
- the glmS gene encoding glutamine--fructose-6-phosphate transaminase (isomerizing), whose protein sequence is MCGIFGYVTTNEVELGPILIEAAKRLTYRGYDSVGAATLNNGRIDLRKDVGKVDSVAAKYKIADMRGQRGITQLRWATFGEPSQINAQPHIDSDGDMVGAHNGNVVNNVELREQFIAEGMTVRSQNDGETCVHTVERYINRGYEFIDAIRLAYGDLEGDYAFVIGRANDDKLYAFKKGSGMVVGLGEGFTCVSSDLPSILPLTREVIRPQDGEIVTLWADKVEVRSVKDGKKIDRMPETVTESMDAVQKGGYPHFMLKEIHEQAQVARELSHVLNGNREVAALVEKMKNARHLYFIGCGTSYHAASVGAVYFAQLAGKPAIPVLAPQFIAQYAPAVNHDDVGIFVSQSGETKDVLNALDAAEARGMACFGLANVVGSTLTKSASLCLPLCCGYEISVPATKTFTNQVVTFLYLAYKLAGKDVQELGSIPDLMDKTLDMVAPQIKVIARDINEWNDMYCLGYGATYPIALEGALKLKEITYAHCEGMLSTEFKHGPLSAVSKGFPIIFVAGPKDVPLIISGLNEVKVRGARTIVIAEEDARLRANADNVIVLPKSDPQISALLGVLPLQLLSYHMSVMRGFDPDFPRNLSKTLTVD, encoded by the coding sequence ATGTGCGGAATTTTCGGATACGTAACAACAAATGAAGTGGAACTTGGTCCCATTTTGATCGAAGCGGCAAAACGGCTCACCTACCGCGGCTACGACTCGGTCGGGGCGGCGACCTTGAACAACGGCAGGATCGATCTACGCAAGGATGTAGGCAAGGTCGATTCGGTCGCGGCGAAATACAAGATCGCCGACATGCGCGGACAGCGCGGTATCACCCAGCTGCGCTGGGCAACGTTCGGTGAACCTTCTCAAATCAATGCGCAGCCGCACATCGACTCGGATGGCGACATGGTCGGTGCGCACAACGGCAACGTGGTCAACAACGTGGAATTGCGCGAGCAATTCATTGCCGAGGGCATGACCGTCCGTTCGCAGAACGATGGCGAGACTTGCGTGCATACAGTGGAACGATATATCAATCGCGGTTATGAATTCATCGACGCCATTCGCCTTGCCTATGGTGATCTCGAAGGCGACTATGCCTTTGTCATCGGGCGCGCAAATGACGACAAACTCTATGCCTTTAAAAAAGGTTCCGGTATGGTGGTGGGACTCGGCGAGGGCTTTACGTGTGTTTCATCGGACCTGCCTTCGATATTGCCGCTGACGCGCGAAGTGATCCGCCCGCAGGATGGGGAGATCGTCACATTATGGGCAGACAAGGTCGAGGTGCGGTCGGTCAAGGATGGAAAGAAAATTGACCGAATGCCAGAAACAGTTACGGAGTCGATGGATGCGGTGCAAAAGGGCGGGTATCCGCATTTCATGTTGAAGGAGATCCACGAGCAGGCACAAGTCGCCCGTGAGTTATCGCATGTGTTGAACGGCAATCGCGAAGTGGCTGCGCTGGTCGAGAAGATGAAGAATGCACGCCATCTATATTTCATCGGATGCGGCACGAGTTATCACGCCGCATCCGTCGGAGCCGTGTATTTCGCTCAGTTGGCAGGTAAGCCGGCCATCCCTGTGTTGGCGCCGCAATTCATCGCGCAATATGCACCCGCCGTGAATCACGACGACGTGGGTATTTTCGTCAGTCAATCGGGCGAGACCAAAGATGTGCTTAACGCATTGGACGCGGCGGAGGCGCGCGGCATGGCATGTTTCGGATTGGCAAACGTGGTCGGCTCGACCTTGACGAAGAGCGCCTCGCTCTGTCTACCCTTGTGCTGCGGATATGAAATCAGCGTCCCTGCCACGAAGACTTTTACCAACCAGGTCGTGACTTTTTTGTATCTCGCGTATAAGCTGGCAGGCAAAGATGTTCAAGAGTTGGGCAGTATCCCCGACCTGATGGACAAGACTCTCGATATGGTCGCACCACAGATCAAAGTTATCGCCAGGGACATCAACGAGTGGAACGATATGTACTGCCTCGGCTATGGCGCAACCTATCCCATCGCGCTCGAAGGTGCCTTGAAATTGAAAGAGATCACTTACGCCCATTGCGAAGGGATGCTCTCGACCGAGTTCAAACACGGACCGCTCTCTGCGGTGAGCAAGGGTTTTCCCATCATCTTCGTGGCAGGACCGAAAGATGTGCCGCTGATCATTAGCGGACTCAACGAAGTGAAAGTCCGCGGCGCACGGACCATCGTCATCGCCGAAGAGGACGCCCGCCTGCGCGCGAACGCGGACAATGTGATTGTACTTCCCAAATCTGACCCGCAGATTTCCGCCTTGCTGGGCGTGCTGCCGCTGCAGTTGCTGTCGTATCACATGAGCGTGATGCGCGGATTCGACCCGGATTTTCCGAGGAATTTGTCGAAAACGTTGACGGTTGATTAG
- a CDS encoding VOC family protein: MLELYTREKLAGGAMTSPTGGGFSGGTLAYNARSEAKVDETIRDLKTIDVKIVKEPRIVFRGGYSSHFADPDDYRWEVAYNPHFPFDENGNLKLD, encoded by the coding sequence GTGCTGGAGCTCTACACACGCGAGAAACTGGCGGGGGGCGCCATGACCTCCCCGACTGGCGGCGGATTTTCAGGCGGCACCCTGGCATACAATGCCCGCAGTGAAGCCAAGGTGGATGAGACCATCCGCGACTTGAAAACGATAGACGTGAAGATCGTCAAGGAACCGCGAATAGTTTTCCGGGGCGGGTACAGTTCCCATTTTGCCGATCCCGATGACTACCGGTGGGAAGTGGCGTACAATCCACACTTCCCGTTCGATGAAAACGGGAATTTGAAGTTGGATTGA
- a CDS encoding NUDIX hydrolase produces MARDEHFKFCPRCSAKMIREERFGAIRPVCPQCGWIHFQDPKVAAAVLVEEGNRVLLVQRANDPFRGLWTLPAGFVNGGEDPAEAAARECMEETGLKVRVTRVYDVISGREHERGADFIIVYAAEVVSGEMSPADDADAVEWFERDHLPPLAFDATKKVLL; encoded by the coding sequence ATGGCAAGAGATGAGCATTTCAAGTTCTGCCCGCGCTGCTCGGCAAAAATGATTCGCGAAGAAAGGTTTGGCGCGATTCGACCTGTTTGTCCGCAGTGCGGGTGGATCCATTTTCAAGACCCGAAAGTTGCCGCGGCTGTCCTTGTGGAAGAAGGCAACCGTGTTTTGCTGGTGCAGCGCGCCAATGATCCATTTCGCGGATTATGGACTTTGCCTGCGGGTTTTGTAAACGGCGGCGAAGACCCGGCTGAGGCAGCGGCAAGGGAATGTATGGAGGAAACAGGCCTCAAAGTGCGGGTGACGCGCGTGTATGACGTCATTTCAGGCCGCGAACACGAGCGCGGCGCGGACTTCATCATTGTGTATGCCGCCGAAGTCGTGAGCGGAGAGATGTCTCCCGCTGACGATGCCGATGCGGTGGAATGGTTCGAGCGGGATCACTTGCCACCACTGGCATTCGATGCGACGAAGAAAGTGCTTTTGTAA
- a CDS encoding RNA polymerase sigma factor: MDETALITSAQQGDLNSFNTLILNYQDAVFNTAVRILGDDDMAQDAAQEAFISAFQSIRTFRGGSFKAWILRTVTNACLDELRRQKRRPTTPLEPETSDGDEIDSPKWLADTNMTPAQKAEADELEHAIQHCLDALPTEFRTVVVLADVQGLDYTEVAAASNVPLGTIKSRLARARLRLRECLRSFEELLPSSFRLNEERV, encoded by the coding sequence ATGGATGAAACTGCACTTATCACCTCCGCGCAGCAGGGCGACTTGAACTCCTTCAACACACTCATCCTCAATTATCAGGATGCTGTCTTCAACACAGCCGTGCGCATCCTCGGGGACGATGACATGGCGCAGGACGCCGCCCAGGAAGCCTTCATTTCCGCTTTTCAAAGCATCAGAACGTTTCGCGGCGGCTCGTTCAAGGCGTGGATCCTCCGCACGGTAACAAATGCCTGCCTCGATGAACTGCGACGCCAGAAACGACGCCCCACAACACCGCTCGAACCCGAAACCAGCGACGGCGATGAAATCGATTCTCCCAAGTGGCTCGCCGACACGAATATGACTCCCGCGCAAAAAGCCGAAGCCGACGAACTCGAACACGCCATCCAACATTGTCTCGATGCTTTGCCAACCGAATTCCGCACCGTTGTCGTCCTCGCCGATGTGCAAGGCTTGGATTACACGGAGGTCGCCGCTGCATCGAACGTTCCGCTTGGCACGATAAAAAGCCGTCTCGCCCGCGCGCGGCTGCGATTGCGTGAATGCCTGCGTTCATTCGAGGAACTTTTGCCCTCTTCATTTCGTCTGAATGAGGAGCGTGTATGA
- a CDS encoding DUF3054 domain-containing protein — protein sequence MTKKSTLIFGDIAAFILITVIGFASHGETGLSYLPRMAAAFFPVGLGWFLLTPWFGLFDEAIIDEKKNLLRIPLAFAFIVPFAVILRSVWLGESVSPLFTFVLGVTNAFGMTVWRWLYLFIVKRRKSI from the coding sequence ATGACTAAGAAATCCACTCTCATCTTCGGCGACATCGCCGCCTTCATCCTCATAACCGTCATCGGATTCGCATCGCACGGAGAGACCGGGCTTTCCTATCTCCCGCGCATGGCGGCGGCGTTCTTCCCTGTGGGGCTTGGTTGGTTCCTTCTGACTCCCTGGTTTGGTCTATTCGATGAAGCCATAATCGATGAAAAGAAAAACCTGCTCAGGATTCCACTCGCATTTGCTTTCATCGTTCCGTTTGCCGTCATCCTCCGAAGTGTCTGGCTCGGCGAATCGGTTTCACCGCTCTTCACCTTCGTCCTTGGCGTAACGAACGCATTCGGGATGACCGTATGGCGATGGCTTTATCTTTTCATTGTAAAACGCAGAAAATCAATATAA
- the der gene encoding ribosome biogenesis GTPase Der, with translation MKPIVALVGRPNVGKSTLFNRLVGERMAIVDDTPGTTRDRLFGDAEWNARSFTVVDTGGIDPTHGSRTPLSVGSADFIGDIRRQAQAAIQEADAVVFVTDGETGVTEPDREVADILRRMQRKQPDGSFLPPIFMVVNKCESKERRESASEFYELGLGDPYPISAIHGTDTGDLLDALVASFPEQEEEEEDNSVKIAIVGKPNAGKSSLLNKLVGEERVIVSPIAGTTRDAIDTKFEFGGLPITLIDTAGIRRRGKIEKGIEEYSVIRSFKAIERADVSLLMIDATTGITTQDAHIAGFIKDEWKSCVVLVNKWDAVVKDGTTMDAYTEKILDELNFVAYVPILYISAKTGQRVDQVLPLALRVQEERLARLTTSKINEIIHTAQDAHPHPSHAGRSLRMYYGTQVRSDPPTFMIYVNDPSLMHFTYLRYLENQIRAEYGFMGTPIRIVLKGRRE, from the coding sequence ATGAAGCCCATCGTTGCACTTGTCGGCCGACCGAACGTCGGAAAATCAACGCTGTTCAATCGCCTGGTTGGAGAGCGCATGGCCATCGTTGACGATACTCCCGGCACGACCCGCGACCGTCTCTTCGGTGACGCGGAATGGAATGCCCGATCCTTCACCGTCGTCGACACGGGAGGCATCGACCCAACTCACGGCAGTCGGACTCCGCTCTCGGTGGGTTCCGCCGACTTTATCGGGGACATACGCCGGCAAGCCCAAGCCGCGATCCAAGAGGCGGATGCTGTGGTGTTCGTAACAGATGGAGAAACCGGAGTCACCGAACCGGACCGGGAAGTAGCGGATATTTTGCGACGGATGCAAAGAAAACAGCCGGATGGAAGTTTCCTGCCGCCCATCTTCATGGTTGTGAACAAATGCGAATCAAAGGAGAGGCGGGAATCCGCGTCGGAATTCTATGAACTTGGTCTGGGCGATCCCTATCCCATTTCCGCGATTCACGGAACAGATACCGGCGACCTGCTCGACGCACTTGTGGCTTCCTTCCCGGAACAAGAGGAAGAAGAGGAAGACAACAGCGTAAAGATCGCCATCGTTGGCAAACCCAATGCGGGGAAATCGAGTTTACTCAATAAACTTGTCGGCGAGGAGCGTGTTATTGTCAGCCCGATCGCCGGGACGACGCGCGACGCCATCGATACGAAATTCGAATTCGGCGGGTTGCCCATCACATTGATCGATACAGCTGGCATCCGCAGGCGCGGCAAGATCGAAAAAGGCATTGAGGAATACAGCGTCATCCGTTCGTTCAAAGCCATCGAGCGCGCGGATGTTTCATTGTTGATGATCGACGCCACTACCGGCATCACCACTCAAGATGCGCATATCGCCGGTTTCATCAAGGACGAGTGGAAATCCTGCGTGGTATTGGTCAACAAATGGGATGCCGTGGTAAAAGACGGCACGACCATGGATGCCTACACCGAAAAGATCCTGGATGAGTTGAACTTCGTCGCATATGTCCCCATCCTGTATATTTCCGCCAAAACCGGTCAACGAGTGGACCAGGTGCTGCCTTTGGCATTACGCGTGCAGGAGGAACGTCTGGCGCGGCTGACGACATCCAAGATCAACGAGATCATCCACACTGCGCAGGATGCGCATCCGCACCCGAGCCATGCCGGGCGTTCGCTAAGGATGTATTACGGCACGCAGGTCCGCAGCGACCCGCCGACCTTCATGATCTATGTAAACGATCCTTCGTTGATGCATTTCACATATCTGCGCTACCTCGAAAACCAAATCCGGGCGGAATATGGATTCATGGGCACTCCGATTCGGATCGTCCTGAAAGGAAGAAGGGAGTAA